One region of Camelina sativa cultivar DH55 chromosome 6, Cs, whole genome shotgun sequence genomic DNA includes:
- the LOC104698989 gene encoding LOW QUALITY PROTEIN: plastidial pyruvate kinase 4, chloroplastic (The sequence of the model RefSeq protein was modified relative to this genomic sequence to represent the inferred CDS: inserted 2 bases in 1 codon; deleted 1 base in 1 codon) codes for MALYTSSATSLRNLCTVHNNNVIQLVDMVGIDSSHLLRGKILCFSSRSLMNNQHRTTTSSLSLNQMKFRVXRVLTFQSLKVDNTSTECTWSFDFPESKVELSHLESEAHLSGINGDNNVACVIDKLNALQSHLLAAEKWNASQLHLCDRKYLECATNLVHYMALRSLDIEQLNSHLASLGLSSLDNNNLDVLASLNTSINLLMNSSYNDQNAVTESWTKAYPKSKSNKKNDKGKVSSYKESLLGKLREGRSTHIMVTVGEEATLSETFITDIVKAGNSIIRINCAHGDPSIWGEIIKRVRRASQMLEMG; via the exons ATGGCTTTATATACGAGTTCTGCTACCTCACTCAGAAATCTCTGCACAGTACATAACAACAAT GTGATCCAATTAGTTGATATGGTGGGAATTGATTCAAGCCACTTGTTGAGAGGCAAGATCCTTTGCTTCTCCAGCAGGTCTCTCATGAACAACCAGCATAGGACTACTACTAGTTCATTATCACTTAACCAGATGAAATTTCGTGT CCGAGTTTTGACTTTCCAGAGTCTTAAAGTTGATAATACCTCTACAGAATGTACCTGGAGTTTTGACTTTCCAGAGTCT AAAGTTGAGCTTTCTCATCTCGAGTCAGAAGCACACCTCTCTGGAATCAATGGGGACAATAATGTGGCTTGTGTTATCGATAAACTGAATGCTCTCCAGTCACATCTACTAGCAGCAGAGAAGTGGAATGCTTCCCAACTTCATTTATGTGACAG GAAATATCTGGAATGTGCAACAAACTTAGTTCATTATATGGCTTTGAGGTCCCTGGACATTGAGCAGCTCAACAGCCATCTAGCTTCTCTTGGTCTGTCAAGTTTAGACAACAACAATCTGGATGTTCTCGCCAGCCTTAACACTTCTATTAATCTGCTGATGAACTCTTCGTACAATGATCAAAACGCTGTGACAGAGTCTTGGACTAAAGCATATCCCAAGAGCAAAAGTAATAAGAAGAATGATAAAGGGAAGGTATCATCATACAAAGAGTCATTACTGGGTAAGCTTCGTGAGGGAAGAAGTACTCATATCATGGTAACTGTTGGTGAAGAAGCTACTTTAAGTGAAACATTTATAACCGATATTGTTAAAGCTGGCAATTCTATTATACGTATAAACTGTGCACATGGAGATCCAAGCATTTGGGGTGAGATCATCAAAAGAGTTAGAAGAGCTTCTCAGATGCTAGAGAT gggttaa
- the LOC104791144 gene encoding pentatricopeptide repeat-containing protein At3g49170, chloroplastic codes for MAMISFSLPSTAKLPVKSQPSVSNRINVADRLILRHLNAGDLRGAVSALDLMACDGIRPTDSVTFSSLLKYCIRARDFRLGKLVHARMMEFEIEPDSVLYNSLISLYSKSGDSEKAEDVFVTMGRFGNRDVVSWSAMMACFGNNGRELDAIKLFVEFLELGLVPNDYCYTAVIRACSNSGFVGVGRAILGFLMKTGHFEFDVCVGCSLIDMFVKGENSLENAYKVFDKMSELNVVTWTLMITRCMQMGFPREAVRFFLDMVLSGFESDKFTLSSVFSACAELENLSLGKQLHSWAIRSGLADDVECSLVDMYAKCSANSSVDDCRKVFDRMQDHSVMSWTALITGYMQNCNLASEAINLFCEMITQGHVEPNHFTFSSAFKACGNLLDPRVGKQVLGHAFKRGLATNSSVANTVISMFVKSDRMEDARKAFESLSEKNLVSYNTFLDGTCRNLDFEQAFELLSEITERELGVSAFTFASLLSGVASVGSIRKGEQIHSQVLKLGLACNQPVCNALISMYSKCGSIDTASQVFSLMEDRNVISWTSMITGFAKHGFAERVLKTFNQMTEEGVKPNEVTYVAILSACSHVGLVSEGWRHFKSMYQDHNIKPKVEHYACMVDLLCRAGLLTDAFEFINTMPFQSDVLVWRTFLGACRVHSNTELGKMAARKILELDPNEPAAYIQLSNIYASAGKWEESTEMRKKMKERNLVKEGGCSWIEVGDKVHKFYVGDTSHPNAHQIYDELDRLITEIKRCGYVPDTDLVLHKLEEDDDDEGKKERLLYQHSEKIAVAFGLISTVKSRPVRVFKNLRVCGDCHNAMKYISSVSGREIVLRDLNRFHHFKGGKCSCNDYW; via the exons ATGGCGATGATAAGCTTTTCGTTACCATCTACCGCCAAACTTCCGGTTAAATCTCAGCCGTCCGTTTCAAATCGGATCAACGTCGCCGACCGTTTGATCCTCCGTCATCTCAATGCCGGAGATCTTCGTGGAGCGGTTTCAGCTCTTGATCTCATGGCTTGTGACGGGATTCGTCCCACCGACTCTGTCACTTTCTCGTCACTCCTCAAATATTGTATCCGAGCACGCGATTTTCGCCTCGGGAAGCTCGTTCACGCGCGGATGATGGAGTTTGAAATCGAGCCTGACTCGGTTCTATACAATTCGTTGATCAGCCTGTATTCGAAATCTGGAGATTCGGAGAAAGCCGAGGATGTGTTTGTGACTATGGGGAGATTTGGTAACCGAGACGTTGTTTCGTGGAGTGCGATGATGGCTTGTTTCGGTAACAACGGTAGAGAGTTAGATGCGATTAAGctttttgttgagtttttgGAGTTGGGTTTGGTGCCTAATGATTACTGTTACACTGCGGTGATACGAGCTTGTTCGAATTCGGGATTTGTTGGAGTTGGGAGAgcgattctagggtttttgaTGAAGACTGGGCATTTTGAATTCGATGTTTGTGTTGGTTGTTCTTTGATTGACATGTTTGTGAAAGGGGAGAATAGTCTTGAGAATGCGTATAAGGTGTTTGATAAAATGTCTGAACTAAATGTTGTTACTTGGACTTTGATGATTACTAGGTGTATGCAGATGGGGTTTCCTAGGGAAGCGGTTAGGTTTTTCTTAGACATGGTTTTAAGCGGATTTGAATCAGATAAGTTCACACTAAGCTCTGTGTTTTCGGCGTGTGCTGAGTTGGAGAATCTGTCTTTGGGAAAGCAGTTGCATTCTTGGGCTATTAGATCGGGACTTGCGGATGATGTTGAGTGTAGTTTAGTTGATATGTATGCGAAATGTTCTGCGAACAGTTCGGTAGATGACTGCAGGAAGGTGTTTGATAGAATGCAGGATCATAGTGTTATGTCGTGGACGGCATTGATTACAGGTTATATGCAGAACTGTAATCTTGCTTCAGAGGCTATTAATCTCTTTTGTGAAATGATAACACAGGGTCATGTTGAGCCAAATCATTTCACTTTCTCAAGCGCATTTAAGGCGTGTGGAAATCTTTTGGATCCACGGGTTGGTAAACAGGTTCTTGGTCATGCTTTCAAAAGAGGACTTGCTACGAATAGTAGTGTTGCGAACACGGTTATTAGCATGTTTGTTAAATCTGACAGGATGGAAGATGCTCGGAAAGCTTTTGAATCTCTATCTGAGAAGAACTTGGTCTCATATAACACTTTTCTTGACGGGACCTGCAGGAACTTGGATTTTGAGCAAGCTTTTGAGCTTTTAAGTGAGATCACTGAGAGAGAATTAGGTGTTAGCGCTTTCACATTTGCTAGTTTGTTGAGTGGAGTTGCAAGTGTTGGTTCAATAAGAAAAGGCGAGCAAATCCATTCTCAGGTGCTTAAACTAGGGCTGGCGTGCAATCAACCCGTCTGCAACGCTTTGATATCTATGTATTCCAAATGCGGAAGCATTGACACAGCTTCCCAAGTCTTCAGTCTAATGGAAGATCGTAATGTGATCTCGTGGACTTCAATGATCACAGGTTTCGCTAAACATGGATTCGCTGAAAGAGTACTCAAAACATTTAACCAAATGACGGAAGAAGGGGTGAAGCCAAACGAGGTCACTTACGTTGCAATATTATCCGCATGTAGCCATGTTGGTTTGGTCTCTGAAGGATGGAGACATTTCAAATCAATGTATCAAGACCACAATATCAAACCTAAGGTGGAGCACTATGCTTGTATGGTTGATCTTCTATGTCGAGCCGGGCTTCTCACGGACGCATTTGAGTTCATTAACACAATGCCCTTCCAATCAGATGTTTTAGTGTGGCGTACGTTTCTTGGAGCTTGTAGAGTTCACAGTAACACAGAACTTGGAAAGATGGCTGCGAGGAAGATCTTAGAGCTTGACCCAAATGAGCCTGCAGCTTATATACAGCTCTCAAACATATACGCTAGTGCAG GGAAATGGGAAGAATCTAcggagatgaggaagaagatgaaagagagaaacttggttaaagaaggaggttgcagttGGATAGAAGTGGGAGATAAGGTTCATAAGTTCTACGTAGGCGATACATCCCACCCGAATGCTCACCAAATATATGATGAACTGGACCGGCTAATTACAGAAATAAAACGCTGCGGATATGTTCCTGATACGGATCTTGTTCTTCACAAGctagaggaagatgatgatgatgagggaAAAAAGGAGAGGTTGCTGTATCAGCACAGCGAGAAAATTGCGGTTGCATTTGGGCTTATTAGCACGGTGAAATCAAGACCGGTTAGGGTGTTCAAGAACTTACGGGTCTGCGGAGATTGCCATAACGCGATGAAATATATATCGTCGGTCTCTGGTAGAGAGATTGTGTTGAGAGATTTGAATCGTTTTCATCATTTCAAAGGTGGGAAATGTTCTTGTAATGATTATTGGTAA
- the LOC104791147 gene encoding protein ROOT INITIATION DEFECTIVE 3 has product MEISVIASSSVDSEIGSWDLKTGNKLLQFKPCASPAHGLTAVGEKFLAASQLRKESASSGSIFYWSWNKPQVEVKSFPVESIKALTANNEGTYLVGGGTSGDIYLWEVATGRLLKKWHGHYRAVTCLVFSGDDSLLVSGSQDGTVRVWSLLRLFDDFQRQHGNTLYEHNFNEHTMSITDIVIDYGGSNAMIISSSEDRTCKVWSLSKGELLKNIIFPSAINSVALDPCGSVFYAGARDSKIYIGAINATSEYGTQVLGSVSEQSKAVTCLAYCADGNLLISGSESGVVCVWDPKSRRPVRTFNLGKNPVNNIQVVRKTIVANSSKAQSSWKRRGSLIPPPLEKYERSGEDTMDGIVTIDPPPYSDVPVYSSFLSADLIDEQVNELQQQGSAATEIEMERLKLEYKRSLQMNDQWQKNYENLLQVVMEEEQIGGSN; this is encoded by the exons ATGGAGATTAGTGTAATCGCTTCATCGTCGGTCGACAGTGAAATTGGAAGCTGGGATCTCAAAACCGGGAACAAACTGCTTCAGTTCAAACCGTGTGCTTCTCCGGCGCATGGTCTCACCGCCGTCGGCGAGAAATTCCTCGCCGCCTCTCAGCTCCGTAAAGAATCTGCTTCTTCTGGCTCGATTTTTTACTGGTCTTGGAATAAG cCTCAAGTTGAAGTGAAGAGCTTCCCAGTTGAATCAATAAAGGCACTTACAGCAAACAATGAAGGAACTTACTTAGTTGGTGGTGGAACCTCTGGAGATATTTATCTTTGGGAG GTTGCGACTGGGAGGTTGCTTAAGAAGTGGCATGGTCATTATCGTGCAGTAACATGCTTGGTGTTCTCTGGAGATGATTCTTTGTTAGTTTCAGGATCTCAAGATGGAACTGTTAGAGTTTGGTCTCTtttaag GTTATTTGATGATTTCCAGAGGCAGCATGGGAACACTCTTTATGAACACAATTTTAATGAGCATACAATGTCTATAACTGACATTGTCATAGACTATGGAGGCTCCAATGCTATGATAATTTCTTCTTCAGAAGATCGGACTTGCAAG GTTTGGAGTCTGTCAAAAGGGGAATTGttgaaaaatatcatttttccTTCAGCCATCAATTCAGTCGCATTGGACCCTTGCGGGTCTGTGTTCTATGCTGGTGCCAGAGACAGCAAGATCTATATCGGTGCTATTAATGCCACAAGTGAATATGGGACACAAGTTCTTGGTTCAGTATCCGAACAGAG CAAAGCTGTTACTTGCTTAGCATATTGCGCAGACGGAAACCTTTTAATATCTGGATCAGAAAGTGGTGTGGTTTGTGTTTGGGATCCCAAATCACGTCGCCCTGTTCGTACTTTCAACCTTGGGAAAA ATCCTGTGAACAATATTCAAGTTGTTAGAAAAACGATTGTTGCTAATTCCAGCAAAGCACAATCTTCCTGGAAAAGACGTGGGTCTTTGATCCCACCGCCTCtggaaaaatatgaaagatCAGGAGAAGATACTATGGATGGTATCGTTACCATTGATCCGCCACCATATTCTGATGTTCCTGTTTACTCTTCTTTCCTCAGTGCTGACCTTATTGACGAGCAAGTTAACGAACTTCAG cAACAAGGCTCTGCAGCAACGGAGATCGAAATGGAAAGACTGAAACTTGAATACAAAAGATCTTTGCAGATGAACGATCAATGGCAGAAGAATTACGAGAATTTGCTTCAGGTGGTTatggaagaagaacaaatcgGTGGTTCCAATtga
- the LOC104791146 gene encoding O-acyltransferase WSD1, producing the protein MEIKTRRNILEDDKEDEQPLSPAARLFHSPEFNCNIISVIGIKSKMDPDVIMRGFKQTFIRHPRFSSKLVSDGDNGLNQRWVRTNVVVEDHVIVPEIKPQNIENTDAFLEDYVSDLMKIPLDTSRPLWELHILDLKTSDAENVAVFKIHHSVGDGMSIMSLVLACMRKTSNPDELPSLPYQKRSSSSGSSLLTTGSRGDSRLLWLVKLLWMAVILGLNTFCDALDFLLTMLFVKDTETPIKGDFRSSKSKQLRLVHRTVSLDDIKLIKNAMDMTINDVVLGVTQASFSRYLERRYGEKETKRKPKNLLKRIRLRSALLVNLRPTTGIQDLADMMETGSKCWWGNRFGYVVFPFSIALRNDPLEHLRIAHKTINRKKNSFGAMLTYVFCRIIVKSLGIEVAATIINRLMSNTTMTFSNMVGPVEEVSFYGHPITYIASSAYGHPHALTLHCQSYMNKMTITLLVDPTVINDPHRLCDDWEESLRSIKAAVHKRGSLRLWDYLRLLSDRVAWLLYKMAGTIYKML; encoded by the exons ATGGAGATTAAGACACGACGAAACATATTAGAGGACGACAAGGAAGATGAGCAACCACTTAGCCCGGCGGCGCGTCTGTTTCACTCGCCGGAGTTTAACTGCAACATTATATCGGTGATTGGTATTAAGAGTAAGATGGATCCAGATGTGATTATGAGAGGGTTTAAGCAGACTTTTATCAGGCATCCTCGTTTTTCAAGTAAATTA GTGAGCGATGGAGACAATGGACTAAACCAAAGATGGGTTCGGACAAACGTGGTCGTGGAGGATCACGTCATCGTACCCGAAATCAAACCACAAAACATAGAGAACACAGACGCATTTCTCGAAGATTACGTTTCTGACCTCATGAAGATCCCCTTGGACACCTCGAGACCGTTATGGGAGCTTCACATACTCGACTTAAAAACCTCAGACGCTGAAAACGTAGCCGTTTTCAAGATCCATCACTCAGTCGGTGATGGCATGTCAATCATGTCTCTCGTCCTGGCTTGTATGCGTAAAACATCAAATCCCGATGAGCTTCCGAGTCTACCGTACCAGAAACGATCGTCGTCATCAGGGTCATCCCTGTTAACAACCGGTTCAAGAGGTGACTCCCGGTTGTTATGGCTTGTTAAGCTACTTTGGATGGCGGTTATCTTGGGTTTAAACACGTTTTGTGATGCTTTGGACTTTCTTTTAACGATGTTGTTCGTTAAGGACACGGAGACACCCATCAAAGGTGACTTCAGGTCAAGCAAGAGTAAACAGCTGCGTTTGGTTCATCGTACCGTAAGCCTCGACGATATAAAGCTAATTAAAAACGCCATGGATATG aCAATCAACGATGTTGTACTTGGAGTAACCCAAGCTAGTTTCTCGCGATACCTGGAGAGAAGATACG gagaaaaagaaactaaacgGAAGCCAAAGAATCTTCTCAAAAGAATAAGACTAAGATCAGCTTTGCTTGTAAACTTAAGACCCACAACTGGAATCCAG GATCTAGCCGATATGATGGAGACAGGTTCTAAATGTTGGTGGGGAAATCGGTTTGGCTACGTAGTCTTTCCGTTTTCTATCGCATTACGCAATGACCCGCTGGAACATCTCAGAATAGCCCACAAGACCATCAACCGGAAGAAAAACTCGTTTGGGGCAATGCTAACATACGTCTTTTGTAGAATTATTGTTAAATCTCTTGGAATTGAG GTGGCGGCTACTATAATTAACAGATTGATGTCAAACACAACGATGACATTTTCGAACATGGTGGGTCCCGTTGAAGAAGTTAGCTTCTATGGACATCCCATCACTTACATAGCCTCAAGTGCTTATGGTCATCCCCAT GCGTTGACGTTACATTGTCAAAGTTATATGAATAAGATGACAATTACACTACTCGTAGATCCAACAGTTATAAATGATCCTCATCGACTCTGTGACGACTGGGAGGAATCTCTCCGAAGCATTAAAGCTGCTGTCCACAAAAGAGGGTCACTCCGTTTGTGGGATTATCTCAGGCTTCTCAGCGATCGAGTAGCTTGGCTACTTTACAAAATGGCTGGTACAATTTACAAAATGCTGTGA